The genomic region CGGACCGAACAGCCCGCATTGGCTGAAGGAATTGTGGTTGGCGAACTCCCAATAGACCAGCGGCGCGACGTTGATGTACCCCTTGTAGGGCAGGTCGAATGCAAACTGCAGACCGCCGACGACGTCGCGCTTGGCAGCGCCGAAATACCGGTTCTCGGTGTTGGCATCCATACCGACTTCGAACGAGATGTTGTGCAGCGGGCCCGCGCTGAAAGCCTTGGTGTTGAAGAGCTCGTTCCAGCCAAAGGTCGAGCGGAACAGGCCGTAGATTTCGGTCGCACCCGCGCACGTCGCCGGCGCACCGAAGATCGTCCCCGCATTGGTGCACGGCCCGGCCGGATCATTGTGATCCGACTTGAACATGGAGATGGTGAAGAAGTTTGTGCCATACGCCCAGAGGTCGAAATGGGTGAACGAATAGACCTGCTTGGTGGTCTTGCTGTCGATCGATCCATCTGGCCGGAACGACCACGCGCCCGGTTGCGCAGCGTTGAAGATGTACGAGAACGTGACGCGGTTATCGATCACCAGGAAGAACGGAAGGTCTGCAGCCTTCTTGGCCGCCTTGACCGGCAGATCCGCCGCTTGAGCCAGGCCACCGGTGGCCAGCGTAGCAAGTGACAGCGCCGCTGCTGCCACTGCCGCATAACGAAACGACATCCTGAATACCCCCTCGTTTGGGCAAGCAAAAATGCGCGCCCCTGGGTGCGACATTTGCGCCGATCTCCCGGACCGAGAAGCCTCAACTTTTCACATGGCGTGGCGCATGTTGCAGCAGCACGCGCAGGACGACGAAAGAATTGCGACGCCCCGAGGTGGAGCGAACGCTCAGAGAAAGGGAGCACCGCTGCCGAACATTCGCGATTGTTTTTATTCGGATTTTCTGATCGCGCCCGAACGCAGCGCCGCACTGACGCAGCTGTTGCCACCGCTGCACTTCACCCGATGGGCAACCGACGCGTCCATTGCTCAACATGGCGTCAGGTCTGCACAGCGGGTTCCGATTTGCCTTGAACCGTCACAAAATTGCAACAGGGACCCACTCGCAGACGCGATCGCCCCCGCCGTGCAGGTGCTGTTCGCAGGGGTTGATGGCTCGGAATCGATGTCGAGCGCTGGGCCGAGCGCTTGCCGAAGCGTTGGGCAAGGGATGATGCTTTTTCACATCTTACGCCGCGGTTCAAACTGGCCCAGTATTGAGGCACTTCACCCATGCAAGCGCATCAGCGAATGTTAGATCCGACGCCCAACGGCCAGCATTCCGGCAAGTCCCCGCTCCTGAGGACCATCGGCCTCACCAAACGTTATGGCGATTTCCTCGCCAACGATTGCATCGATATCGACATCTGGCCGAGGGAAATCCACGCCCTGCTGGGCGAGAACGGCGCCGGTAAGTCGACGCTGGTCAAGGCGATCTACGGACTGATCCAGCCCAGCGCCGGCGAGATTCACTGGCGGGGCGAGCGAATCCTGCTGTCCGGTCCGTCCGAAGCGCGCAGCCGCGGCATCGGCATGGTGTTCCAGCACTTCTCGCTGTTCGACAATCTCACGGTTGCCGAGAACGTCGCGCTCGGCCTCGACGGCAAGGAATCCTTCAAGGACATGTCCGCCCGGCTGGAACAAGTGTCGAAGACTTACGGTCTGCCGCTCGATCCCAGGCGCGAGGTGTGGCAACTCTCCGTCGGCGAGCGTCAGCGCATCGAGATCGTCCGCGCCTTGATGCAGGACCCGAAATTCCTGATCCTGGACGAGCCCACCGCGGTGCTGACACCGCAGGAAGCCGACCAGCTCTTCATCGTGCTCGAGCGCCTCAAGGCCGAAGGCCGCGCCATCCTCTACATCAGCCACAAGCTGGAGGAGGTGAAGCGGCTCTGCGACACCGCGACGATCCTGCGCGGCGGCAGGAAGGTCGAGACCTGCAACCCTCGGCTTGAAACCGCCGCCTCACTCGCGCGGATGATGGTCGGCAGCGAGGTCAAGGAAGTGAAGGCCGCATCCGGCCGCAAGACCACCGTGCCGCGGCTCGTCGTCAACGATCTCTCGCTCGTCCCCGCCGAGGCGCATGGCGTGCGGCTCGAGCACATCTCATTCGAGCTGAAGGGCGGCGAGATCCTCGGCATCGCCGGCGTCGCCGGCAACGGCCAGGACGAATTGTTCGCCGCGCTGTCCGGCGAGCGCCTCTCGAAGGCCCCCGGAACGGTGGTAATCGAAGGCATCGCCGCCGGTCATCTTTCGATCACCCAGCGGCGCCAGCTGGGCGCGGCTTTCGTTCCCGAGGAGCGGCTCGGCCACGGCACCGCACCGCGGATGAGACTGTCGGAGAACGCGCTGCTCACCGGCCATGCCGCCAGCGGCATGGTCCATCGCGGCTTCATCGATACGGCGGCGACGCTGAGAACGGTCGACCGCACGACCGAGACCTTCGACGTCCGCAAGGCCAAGCGCGATCCCGAGGCCGCGAGCCTGTCCGGCGGCAATCTGCAGAAGTTCATCGTGGGACGCGAGATCCTGCGCAACCCCGCGGTGCTGGTGGTGAGCCAGCCGACCTGGGGCGTCGACGCCGGCGCCGCCGCCGTCATCCGTCAGGCGCTGCTTGATCTCGCCGCCGCAGGCGCCGCGGTGCTCGTGACCAGCCAGGATCTCGACGAGCTCGCCGAGATTGCCGACCGCATCGCCGTGATGTTCCACGGCAAACTGTCGGCCCCGCTCTCGGCAAGCGAAGCAAGCCGCGAGAAGCTGGGCCTCCTGATGGGCGGCAGCAGCCTGGAGCCGAAGGAGGTCGCGCATGCAGCTGGTGCTTGAGAAGCGCGCCGAGCGCTCTGGCACGATCGCGCTGGTGTCGCCGCTGATCGCGATTGGCCTTACGATCGTCACCATGGTCATCCTGTTCGCGATCCTCGGCAAGAATCCGCTGCTTGCCCTGCACGCCTATTTCATTGCGCCCCTGACCGACGGTTATTCGCTCCAGGAGATCGCGGTGAAGGCGACACCGCTGGTGATGATCGCGATCGGCCTGTCGCTGTGCTATCTCGCCAACGCCTGGAACATCGGCGCCGAAGGGCAATTCCTGGTCGGCGCAGTCGCGGGAAGCTGGATCGCGGTGAAGACGCAAGGCACTGACGCGGGCGCGTGGGTCCTTCCGGCCATGCTCGTCCTCGCCGCCGCCGCAGGTGCGCTCTATGCGCTGATCCCAGCGATTTGCAAGGTGAAGTTCGGCGCCAGCGAGATCCTGACCAGCCTGATGCTGGTCTATGTCGCCGACCTTTTCCTCGACTATCTCGTGCGCGGTCCCTGGCGCGATCCGCACGGCTTCAATTTCCCGACCACGGCCGAGTTCGATCCGGTGGCGACGGTGCCGCTGCTGATCGAGGGAGGCCGGCTCCATGTCGGCTCGATCATCGCCCTGCTCGTCGTCGCGGCAGCCGCGATCCTGCTCGGGCGCACCATCAAGGGCTTCGAGATCCGCGTGGTCGGCGCCGCGCCACGTGCAGCGCGGTTCGGTGGCTTCAACGCCAATCAGCTGATCATCCTGACCTTCGCCGTCTCCGGGGCGCTGGCCGGGCTTGCCGGCATCATCGAGGTGGCGGGTCCGATCGGGCATCTCCAGCCCGGCATCTCGCCCGGCTACGGCTTTACCGCGATCATCGTCGCCTTCCTCGGCCGGTTGAACCCGCTTGGAATATTAATTGCAGGCCTCTTTCTCGCGTTGACCTTTATCGGCGGCGAGCAGGCGCAGATCGCGATGAAGATTCCGCTGGACGTCACCAAGGTGTTTCAGGGCATTCTGCTGTTCTACGTGCTCGCCTGCGACTCCCTCATTCTCTACCGCTTCAAGCTGGTGTTCCCGAACCGACAGGTGGCCCGTGGAGCTGGTTGAGGCCATCATCCTGGCGGTGCTCGCCGCGTCGACGCCGTTGTTGATTGCGGCGACCGGCGAGCTCGTGGTCGAGCGTTCCGGCGTGCTCAATCTCGGCGTCGAGGGCATGATGATCGTCGGCGCGGCCTGTGGCTTTGCCGGCGCCTGGCTGACCGGATCGATCTTTATCGGCGCACTGTTCGGCATCTTCGCGGGCACGCTGATGTCGCTCGTCTTCGCGCTGATGGCACTCGGGCTCGCCGTCAACCAGGTCGCCACCGGCCTCGCGCTGACCATCCTCGGCGTCGGGCTCTCGGGCCTGATCGGCGCCAGCTTCGTCGGCGAGCGTATCACGCCGGCCGTGCACCTCTATATTCCCGTCATGACCGACATTCCGCTGATCGGCCGCGTGCTGTTCGGCGAGGACGGCTTCGTCTATTTCTCGATCGCGCTGATCGTCGGCGTTTGGTGGTTCCTGTACCGGACGC from Bradyrhizobium sp. CB1015 harbors:
- a CDS encoding ABC transporter ATP-binding protein, with protein sequence MLDPTPNGQHSGKSPLLRTIGLTKRYGDFLANDCIDIDIWPREIHALLGENGAGKSTLVKAIYGLIQPSAGEIHWRGERILLSGPSEARSRGIGMVFQHFSLFDNLTVAENVALGLDGKESFKDMSARLEQVSKTYGLPLDPRREVWQLSVGERQRIEIVRALMQDPKFLILDEPTAVLTPQEADQLFIVLERLKAEGRAILYISHKLEEVKRLCDTATILRGGRKVETCNPRLETAASLARMMVGSEVKEVKAASGRKTTVPRLVVNDLSLVPAEAHGVRLEHISFELKGGEILGIAGVAGNGQDELFAALSGERLSKAPGTVVIEGIAAGHLSITQRRQLGAAFVPEERLGHGTAPRMRLSENALLTGHAASGMVHRGFIDTAATLRTVDRTTETFDVRKAKRDPEAASLSGGNLQKFIVGREILRNPAVLVVSQPTWGVDAGAAAVIRQALLDLAAAGAAVLVTSQDLDELAEIADRIAVMFHGKLSAPLSASEASREKLGLLMGGSSLEPKEVAHAAGA
- a CDS encoding ABC transporter permease, producing MQLVLEKRAERSGTIALVSPLIAIGLTIVTMVILFAILGKNPLLALHAYFIAPLTDGYSLQEIAVKATPLVMIAIGLSLCYLANAWNIGAEGQFLVGAVAGSWIAVKTQGTDAGAWVLPAMLVLAAAAGALYALIPAICKVKFGASEILTSLMLVYVADLFLDYLVRGPWRDPHGFNFPTTAEFDPVATVPLLIEGGRLHVGSIIALLVVAAAAILLGRTIKGFEIRVVGAAPRAARFGGFNANQLIILTFAVSGALAGLAGIIEVAGPIGHLQPGISPGYGFTAIIVAFLGRLNPLGILIAGLFLALTFIGGEQAQIAMKIPLDVTKVFQGILLFYVLACDSLILYRFKLVFPNRQVARGAG
- a CDS encoding ABC transporter permease, giving the protein MELVEAIILAVLAASTPLLIAATGELVVERSGVLNLGVEGMMIVGAACGFAGAWLTGSIFIGALFGIFAGTLMSLVFALMALGLAVNQVATGLALTILGVGLSGLIGASFVGERITPAVHLYIPVMTDIPLIGRVLFGEDGFVYFSIALIVGVWWFLYRTRAGLILRACGDNHVSAHALGYPVLRIRTFAVMFGGACAGLAGAYLPLAYTPFFIPGMTAGRGWIALALVVFSSWRPGRLVVGAYLFGAVTILQLHAQGWGVGIPSQFMSALPYLATVIVLVLISRARTGGSTAPAALGTVFVPDR